In Deinococcus psychrotolerans, a genomic segment contains:
- a CDS encoding FtsK/SpoIIIE family DNA translocase, translating to MTTKKRAKPVQNRFDGEAFGLVLFALGIFLIVTLVLPTQGAGFMSQAHALLMTWLAWGSYTLPLVPLCYGILIFLNKDLRNLTRRLLGAAVVVVSLLALEGVIWPGAAGKLAALAVSPLQPLSYAAALLPLVTLTLGCELVLGMPALSLLKGFFRGLSAGVGVVLGWGQAAVETRQEGKETAQQRQHMRQHLSSHSRNLETLTKLYPESRELQSWKNETKDASKQVRALDEHGLRDMEADLKHWQDISSSFVQSAGRDLQAAVSSEAPDAGAQVEVMAQDVRSSRHELGLELPSTLASGALERLRRSMMMDLYRLAAKAASLERERGRAAKALEKPDPALLSRERPAHAQRVQSWRELSEGYAAWKERSALYAGWPALARAYDASPTRLAENLEQALLTDPDGTLSEQAVWQQRLEEVQHDSGTHTPLMDFDFGGPADSFSASEQAQSAGFGADLTYQPPLMDFQLGGQPAGTQAAPAQAAVLVASTSPAQTVGSSNASTSLPQPSGRKLEEDHLPWEEAPQSLPPKRSRPAQGALELAIPGTDLLDPLPPALHNTLQLDISARQRAGLINETLGQFGLSAKVVDFARGPTVTRYEIEPAPGEKISRIASLSNDLARALAVGGVRVEAPVPGKSVIGLEVPNAEREPVTFHTAVAASSFQNTRARLPIILGKSIDGELMVGDLAKMPHLLIAGSTGSGKSVCVNTLITSLLYKYLPTELRFLMIDPKMVELTPYDGIPHLVRGVVTNPVDAAGVLLGAVAHMERRYKMMSQAGAKNLEQYNAKMRQINETELPHLVIIIDELADLMITSPKEVESAIMRLAQMARATGMHLVLATQRPSVDILTSLIKVNVPARIAFAVSSSHDSRTILDSMGAERLTGMGDMLFYQPGLVKPIRLQGPYISEDESSRITEELRRQVFDDAFVELYGPDFDGGIEAGGPSHDKSNMDFSDPLLRQAAEICIEEGQGSVSRLQRRLSVGHARAGKLMDLLEAMGIVSKHQGSKPRDILINREDLPEYFGK from the coding sequence ATGACCACCAAGAAACGCGCCAAACCCGTCCAGAACCGCTTTGACGGAGAAGCCTTCGGCTTGGTGCTGTTCGCGCTGGGGATTTTTTTGATCGTGACGCTGGTGTTGCCCACGCAGGGAGCCGGATTCATGTCGCAGGCCCACGCGCTGCTGATGACCTGGCTGGCGTGGGGCAGCTACACCTTGCCGCTGGTGCCGCTGTGTTACGGCATTCTCATTTTCCTGAACAAGGATCTGCGAAACCTCACCCGCCGCCTGCTGGGGGCGGCCGTGGTGGTGGTGTCGCTGCTGGCCCTAGAGGGCGTCATTTGGCCGGGCGCGGCGGGCAAACTCGCCGCTCTGGCGGTCAGTCCGCTTCAGCCCCTGTCGTACGCAGCGGCGCTGCTTCCTCTCGTCACCTTGACGCTCGGCTGCGAGTTGGTGCTGGGAATGCCGGCGCTGAGCCTACTCAAAGGTTTTTTTCGTGGCCTCAGCGCCGGAGTGGGCGTTGTGCTGGGCTGGGGCCAAGCCGCCGTAGAAACCCGCCAGGAAGGCAAAGAAACCGCCCAGCAGCGCCAGCACATGCGCCAGCACCTCTCGTCTCACAGCCGCAACCTGGAGACGCTGACCAAGCTGTATCCCGAAAGCCGCGAACTTCAAAGCTGGAAAAACGAAACAAAAGACGCCAGTAAGCAGGTGCGTGCGCTCGACGAACACGGCCTGAGAGACATGGAAGCCGACCTGAAGCACTGGCAAGACATCAGCAGTTCGTTTGTGCAGAGTGCCGGGCGCGACCTTCAAGCGGCGGTGAGCAGCGAAGCGCCGGACGCGGGCGCACAGGTCGAGGTGATGGCCCAAGACGTGCGCTCCAGCCGCCACGAACTCGGCCTAGAGTTGCCCTCCACGCTGGCCAGCGGGGCGCTGGAACGGCTGCGCCGCAGCATGATGATGGATCTCTACCGCCTCGCCGCCAAAGCTGCCAGCCTGGAGCGCGAGCGCGGGCGGGCCGCCAAAGCCTTGGAGAAACCCGATCCGGCATTGCTATCCCGCGAGCGCCCCGCCCACGCCCAGCGGGTGCAGAGCTGGCGCGAACTGAGTGAGGGCTACGCCGCTTGGAAGGAGCGCTCCGCCCTCTACGCTGGCTGGCCCGCACTGGCCCGCGCCTACGACGCTTCCCCGACCCGCCTCGCCGAAAACCTTGAGCAAGCCCTGCTGACCGACCCTGACGGCACCCTCAGCGAGCAGGCGGTTTGGCAGCAGCGCTTGGAAGAGGTGCAGCACGACAGCGGCACCCACACGCCGCTGATGGATTTTGATTTCGGCGGCCCAGCCGACTCTTTTTCTGCGTCGGAGCAGGCCCAAAGCGCCGGGTTCGGTGCGGATTTAACGTATCAACCGCCGCTGATGGACTTTCAGCTGGGCGGTCAACCCGCCGGGACTCAGGCAGCGCCAGCACAGGCGGCGGTCTTGGTGGCCTCCACATCGCCCGCCCAAACGGTAGGCAGCAGCAACGCCAGTACTTCTTTGCCGCAGCCATCGGGCCGCAAGCTGGAAGAAGACCACTTGCCCTGGGAGGAAGCGCCGCAGAGCCTGCCTCCCAAACGCAGCCGCCCGGCGCAGGGCGCTCTTGAACTGGCCATTCCGGGCACCGATTTGCTCGACCCGCTTCCGCCGGCACTCCACAACACCTTGCAGCTCGACATCTCGGCGCGGCAGCGGGCCGGCCTGATCAACGAAACGCTGGGACAGTTCGGCTTGTCGGCCAAAGTGGTGGACTTTGCACGCGGCCCCACCGTCACCCGCTACGAAATCGAGCCGGCTCCCGGCGAGAAGATCAGCCGGATTGCCAGCCTCAGCAACGACCTTGCCCGCGCCCTCGCCGTCGGCGGCGTGCGCGTCGAGGCTCCAGTACCGGGCAAAAGCGTGATCGGCCTCGAAGTCCCCAATGCCGAGCGCGAACCCGTCACCTTTCACACGGCGGTGGCGGCCAGCAGCTTTCAGAACACCCGCGCCCGCTTGCCGATCATTTTGGGCAAAAGCATCGACGGCGAACTGATGGTGGGTGACCTCGCCAAGATGCCGCACCTGCTGATCGCCGGTTCTACGGGGTCGGGCAAGTCGGTGTGTGTCAACACCCTGATCACCTCGCTGCTCTACAAATACCTGCCCACCGAGTTGCGCTTCTTGATGATCGATCCCAAGATGGTCGAACTCACGCCCTACGACGGCATTCCCCACTTGGTGCGCGGCGTCGTCACCAATCCGGTGGACGCGGCGGGCGTGCTGCTCGGCGCGGTGGCCCACATGGAGCGGCGCTACAAGATGATGTCGCAGGCCGGAGCCAAAAACTTGGAGCAGTACAACGCCAAGATGCGCCAGATCAACGAAACCGAGTTGCCGCACTTGGTGATTATCATCGACGAGCTGGCCGATTTGATGATCACCTCGCCCAAAGAAGTGGAGTCGGCCATTATGCGCCTCGCCCAAATGGCCCGCGCCACCGGAATGCACCTGGTGTTGGCCACCCAGCGCCCCAGCGTGGATATCTTGACCAGTTTGATTAAAGTCAACGTTCCGGCCCGCATTGCGTTTGCGGTCAGCAGTTCGCACGATTCGCGCACCATTTTGGACAGCATGGGAGCCGAGCGGCTGACCGGCATGGGCGACATGCTGTTTTATCAGCCGGGCTTGGTCAAGCCGATCCGCCTTCAGGGGCCGTATATCAGCGAGGACGAATCGAGCCGCATCACCGAAGAACTGCGCCGCCAAGTCTTTGACGACGCCTTCGTGGAACTCTACGGCCCCGACTTTGACGGCGGCATCGAAGCGGGCGGCCCCAGCCACGACAAAAGCAACATGGACTTTTCTGACCCGCTGCTGCGCCAAGCCGCTGAAATCTGCATCGAGGAAGGCCAGGGCAGTGTCAGCCGCTTGCAGCGCCGCCTCTCGGTGGGCCACGCCAGAGCCGGCAAGCTGATGGATTTGCTGGAGGCGATGGGCATTGTCAGCAAGCACCAAGGCAGCAAACCGAGAGACATTTTGATTAACAGAGAAGATTTGCCGGAGTATTTTGGGAAATGA
- a CDS encoding Mov34/MPN/PAD-1 family protein, with protein sequence MSDAAPRLLLPRRLETQLWQHARRDAPQECVGVLGGWQVGDWSVAGGGWQASRLYPLVNRAAHPQREYLAEAAGLLRALKSMRAEALELVAIYHSHPHGPAHFSLTDQQQAAYDVPYLIADLFSGHLSAYLLPEGVECELRPDE encoded by the coding sequence ATGTCTGACGCTGCGCCCCGCTTGCTGCTACCAAGGCGACTTGAAACTCAGCTCTGGCAACACGCCCGCCGAGATGCGCCGCAGGAATGCGTTGGCGTGTTGGGCGGGTGGCAGGTGGGCGATTGGTCGGTGGCGGGTGGTGGGTGGCAGGCCAGCAGGCTGTATCCGCTGGTCAACCGAGCCGCCCACCCCCAGCGCGAGTACCTGGCCGAAGCGGCGGGCCTGCTGCGGGCTCTGAAATCCATGCGGGCAGAGGCGCTGGAGCTGGTGGCCATCTATCACAGCCACCCGCACGGCCCAGCCCACTTCAGCCTTACTGACCAGCAGCAGGCTGCTTACGACGTGCCGTACCTTATCGCCGATCTCTTCAGCGGCCACCTGAGTGCTTATCTGTTGCCAGAGGGAGTGGAGTGCGAATTGAGGCCAGACGAGTAG
- a CDS encoding C40 family peptidase, whose amino-acid sequence MGRPLTSWTLPRRTLVCASLLLPGLALASSGSAASSASSFPAGLSIKVQPKDTAYSLAKKYNLSVDSLLSLNNLSSSNLTVGQLLLVSPPTYTVTKGDTAFSIARKNNLTVDALLSLNNLSSTKVNLGQVLKVVAVSASTANLASGAASSSAVSVASTVISSSITVTPAAAAVPPVSYAQEAPPSTLLEAALTPPVQTTTASIITTLPPTASADSPSLSTDWLSNAQGLLGVPYVYGGKSRSGTDCSGFVLQVFTPLGLSLPRVSADQAQVGVSVERSNLQSGDLVFFDTEGRGKVTHVGIVVDGNSFINANSFAGRVTIDDLSSRYWATRYLGARRVLGVMAASH is encoded by the coding sequence TTGGGCAGGCCCTTAACGAGCTGGACTTTACCGCGCCGAACGCTGGTCTGCGCTTCTCTCCTACTCCCCGGCCTCGCGCTGGCGTCCAGCGGCTCCGCTGCAAGCTCGGCAAGTTCGTTTCCGGCGGGCCTGAGCATCAAAGTGCAGCCCAAAGACACCGCCTACAGCTTGGCCAAAAAGTACAACCTCAGCGTAGATTCGCTGCTCAGCCTCAACAATCTCAGCTCTTCAAATTTAACGGTTGGACAACTCCTGCTCGTGTCGCCCCCGACGTACACCGTCACCAAGGGCGACACGGCTTTTTCAATTGCACGCAAAAACAACTTGACGGTCGACGCTCTGCTCAGCCTCAACAACCTCAGCAGCACCAAAGTCAACTTGGGGCAGGTGCTGAAAGTGGTGGCCGTGAGCGCTTCCACCGCAAACTTGGCCAGCGGCGCGGCGAGCAGCAGCGCGGTCAGTGTGGCCAGCACCGTGATCAGCTCCAGCATCACCGTGACGCCCGCTGCCGCTGCCGTGCCGCCCGTGAGCTACGCGCAGGAAGCGCCGCCCAGCACCCTGCTGGAAGCCGCGCTGACCCCGCCCGTTCAGACCACCACCGCCAGCATCATCACCACCTTGCCGCCCACCGCCTCCGCTGACTCGCCCAGTCTCAGCACCGACTGGCTCAGCAATGCCCAGGGCCTTTTGGGCGTGCCTTATGTCTACGGCGGCAAAAGCCGGAGCGGTACCGATTGCAGCGGCTTTGTCTTGCAAGTGTTCACGCCGCTGGGCCTGAGCTTGCCGCGCGTCAGCGCCGATCAAGCCCAGGTCGGGGTTTCGGTGGAGCGCTCGAATCTTCAGAGCGGCGACTTGGTGTTCTTCGATACCGAGGGGCGCGGCAAAGTCACCCACGTCGGCATCGTGGTGGACGGCAACAGTTTTATCAATGCCAATTCATTCGCGGGCCGCGTCACCATCGACGACCTCAGCAGCCGCTACTGGGCCACCCGTTACCTCGGCGCGAGGCGCGTGCTGGGCGTGATGGCCGCCAGCCACTAA
- a CDS encoding MFS transporter: protein MLVAAQAWRVKTFRALRHPNYRRYWFSQLLSLVGSWMQSTAQSYLVLELTNNNAAALGWVTAAQFTPSLLLSLFAGAIVDRVPRRRVLMSTQITLMITAIILAITTHLGLVSFELVLILAGISGIANAFDMPARQSMVVDFVPREDVPNAVALNSLSFNVSRTLGQAVFGGVAALGVALFAGRGAASSSIEGLAFPFYLNVVSFGLVIYVLATLPFPAREVGGQRAVIDDIKEGLRYVRATPNIAMTMVLVALLSLTAINFNVIIPYFARAVYNLREGGFGAMNAAFGVGAMVGALWQASQADPAKNLRSGAIILIISLAVFALTPSALLASLVLAVCGFGMLTFLISANSTVQLTVPNALRGRVMSLYSLVLAGMGPPGALLVSYLIDKSGPLGPRQGLIVVGVLALLAVVAVWRRLPKGMTRAETPLEVAQAVQAGTLEAGKKPMQAPVMGEKR from the coding sequence ATGCTCGTTGCCGCTCAGGCGTGGCGCGTCAAGACTTTCCGCGCTCTGCGCCATCCCAATTACCGCCGGTACTGGTTTTCACAGCTTCTCAGCTTGGTGGGATCCTGGATGCAGTCCACGGCCCAGTCGTACTTGGTTTTAGAACTGACCAACAACAACGCGGCGGCTCTGGGGTGGGTCACGGCGGCCCAGTTCACCCCGAGTTTGCTGCTGTCGCTGTTTGCCGGAGCCATTGTTGACCGGGTGCCGCGCCGCCGAGTGCTGATGTCGACCCAGATCACCTTGATGATCACCGCCATCATCTTGGCCATCACCACCCACCTCGGCTTGGTCAGCTTCGAGCTGGTGCTGATCTTGGCGGGGATCAGCGGGATAGCCAACGCCTTTGACATGCCGGCCCGTCAAAGTATGGTGGTGGACTTCGTGCCGCGTGAGGACGTGCCCAACGCGGTGGCGCTCAACAGCTTGTCGTTTAATGTCTCGCGCACTTTGGGGCAGGCGGTATTCGGCGGAGTGGCGGCGCTGGGCGTGGCTTTGTTCGCCGGGCGCGGGGCAGCCAGCAGCTCCATCGAGGGCCTCGCGTTTCCCTTTTACCTGAACGTGGTGTCGTTCGGTTTGGTGATTTACGTGCTGGCGACTTTGCCATTTCCGGCGCGTGAAGTGGGCGGGCAGCGGGCGGTCATCGACGACATCAAAGAGGGCCTGCGCTATGTGCGTGCCACGCCCAATATCGCCATGACGATGGTGCTGGTGGCGCTGCTGAGCTTAACAGCCATCAATTTCAACGTGATCATTCCGTATTTTGCTCGCGCGGTCTATAACCTGCGCGAGGGCGGCTTTGGGGCCATGAACGCCGCGTTCGGGGTGGGCGCGATGGTGGGGGCGCTGTGGCAAGCCTCGCAGGCCGATCCAGCCAAAAATTTGCGTTCCGGCGCAATAATTTTGATTATCAGTTTGGCAGTCTTTGCGCTGACGCCCTCGGCTTTGCTGGCCTCGCTGGTGCTGGCCGTTTGCGGCTTCGGGATGCTGACTTTTTTGATCAGCGCCAACAGCACCGTTCAGCTCACCGTGCCCAACGCCCTGCGGGGCCGCGTGATGAGCCTGTATTCGCTGGTGCTGGCCGGAATGGGGCCGCCCGGAGCTTTGCTGGTCAGTTACCTGATTGACAAATCTGGCCCGCTGGGGCCGCGTCAGGGGCTGATCGTGGTGGGAGTGCTGGCGCTGCTGGCAGTGGTGGCGGTCTGGCGGCGGTTGCCTAAAGGCATGACCCGCGCCGAAACACCGCTGGAAGTGGCCCAGGCCGTGCAAGCTGGAACGCTGGAGGCCGGTAAAAAGCCGATGCAAGCGCCAGTGATGGGGGAGAAGCGATGA
- a CDS encoding homoaconitate hydratase family protein codes for MGMTIAEKILAAHSGHTTLTPGQLIECQTDWVLCHEITTPAALRMLEERGMDRVFNPDQIVAVPDHSVPAMNIKAAQMYQKLKSWVKEKGIKHFYDVGRGGIAHVVLENTGLMKPGQTLVSGDSHTCNAGALGTFATGVGSTDLAGAIYAGMVWFKVPETMLIKVTGQTQQGVTPKDIVLEVIKRIGADGANYLVMEWVGDYIDNLDMEGRFTLANMAIEAGGKTGIVAVDDTTRAYMAERGVTPDQYTEYQSDPDAKYKVVVEVDASQVEPTVAYPNIPSNGRVAGSDHIPVTHAYVGSCTNGRISDLRDVARILKGNKVAEGVQMIVVPATQLIWKQAAQEGLLEIFVDAGASVSYPSCGACLGMHSGVLGPNDVCISSTNRNFVGRMGDPSAAIYLASPATVAASAVAGFIADPRAYNHTLGQVTGGAAD; via the coding sequence ATGGGAATGACGATTGCCGAAAAAATTCTGGCGGCCCACAGCGGCCATACCACCCTCACGCCGGGCCAACTCATCGAGTGCCAAACCGATTGGGTGCTGTGCCATGAGATCACCACTCCCGCCGCCCTGCGGATGCTCGAAGAGCGCGGCATGGACAGGGTCTTTAACCCCGATCAAATCGTGGCGGTGCCGGATCACTCGGTTCCGGCCATGAATATTAAAGCCGCCCAGATGTACCAAAAGCTCAAGAGCTGGGTCAAAGAAAAAGGCATCAAGCACTTTTACGACGTGGGGCGCGGCGGCATTGCCCACGTCGTTCTCGAAAATACCGGCCTGATGAAGCCCGGCCAAACGCTGGTGTCTGGCGACTCGCACACCTGCAACGCCGGAGCGCTCGGAACATTTGCCACAGGTGTCGGCAGCACCGACCTCGCCGGAGCCATCTACGCGGGCATGGTCTGGTTCAAAGTTCCCGAAACCATGCTAATTAAAGTCACTGGCCAGACCCAGCAGGGCGTCACCCCCAAAGACATCGTGCTGGAAGTCATCAAGCGCATCGGAGCCGACGGAGCCAACTACCTGGTGATGGAGTGGGTCGGTGACTATATCGACAACCTCGATATGGAAGGCCGTTTTACTCTGGCGAACATGGCCATCGAAGCGGGCGGCAAAACCGGCATCGTCGCCGTGGACGACACCACCCGCGCTTACATGGCCGAGCGCGGCGTGACCCCCGATCAGTACACCGAGTACCAGTCCGATCCCGACGCCAAATACAAAGTGGTGGTTGAGGTGGACGCCAGCCAGGTCGAGCCGACGGTGGCCTACCCGAACATTCCCAGCAACGGACGAGTGGCCGGCAGCGACCACATCCCCGTGACCCACGCTTATGTCGGAAGCTGCACCAACGGGCGCATCTCTGATTTGCGCGACGTGGCCCGCATTCTGAAAGGCAACAAAGTCGCCGAGGGTGTGCAGATGATCGTGGTTCCGGCCACCCAACTGATCTGGAAGCAAGCGGCGCAAGAAGGCCTGCTCGAAATCTTCGTGGACGCGGGCGCGAGTGTCTCTTATCCGTCATGCGGCGCGTGTTTGGGCATGCACTCGGGTGTGCTGGGGCCGAACGACGTGTGTATTTCGAGCACCAACCGCAACTTCGTGGGCCGCATGGGCGATCCTTCGGCGGCCATTTATCTGGCCTCGCCCGCGACGGTGGCGGCCAGCGCGGTGGCGGGCTTTATCGCCGATCCCCGCGCCTACAACCATACGCTCGGCCAAGTGACGGGCGGGGCGGCAGACTGA
- a CDS encoding 3-isopropylmalate dehydratase small subunit encodes MPKVHVFARDHINTDEIIPARYLTTDIESELAKFAMEDYDKDFVNRVKPGDIMVTGSDFGCGSSREHAVWCLRGAGISAILAPNFARIFYRNAINNGFLALESEDVVAAFEDGDEADIDLATGKITNQRTGQSVAFSPVPQFALDVKAAGGWLEYMRDHSKAELEAETLNAESTEAGHGHAGHDSDENPAPGTQRA; translated from the coding sequence ATGCCCAAAGTCCATGTCTTTGCCCGCGACCACATCAATACCGACGAAATTATTCCGGCCCGCTACCTGACCACCGACATCGAATCTGAACTCGCCAAATTTGCGATGGAAGATTACGACAAAGACTTTGTTAACCGCGTCAAGCCCGGCGACATCATGGTGACGGGATCGGATTTCGGCTGCGGTTCCTCACGTGAACACGCGGTCTGGTGCCTGCGCGGGGCGGGCATCAGCGCCATCTTAGCGCCCAACTTCGCCCGCATTTTTTACCGCAATGCCATCAACAACGGCTTTTTGGCTCTTGAGTCTGAAGATGTGGTGGCCGCTTTCGAGGACGGCGACGAGGCCGACATTGACCTCGCCACCGGCAAAATCACCAACCAGCGCACCGGCCAGAGCGTGGCCTTCTCGCCGGTGCCGCAGTTCGCGCTGGACGTCAAGGCGGCGGGTGGCTGGCTGGAATACATGCGCGACCACTCCAAAGCGGAGTTGGAAGCCGAAACCCTGAACGCCGAAAGCACTGAGGCTGGACACGGCCACGCCGGGCATGACAGCGACGAGAACCCTGCACCCGGAACCCAGCGTGCCTAA
- the leuB gene encoding 3-isopropylmalate dehydrogenase, whose product MPKVVVLPGDGIGPEVCASAVEVLQKVAPDVQLEYHLLGGGAYDQTGSPFPDATREAVLNCDAVLLGTVGGAQNSPWNSLPRPLRPESGLLQLRKALGVYANLRPVKVMPGLESLSPLREDLAKQVDVLIVRELLGGAYFDPRRAIEGDSAYNTIGYSKAEVDRVARVAFEAAKTRKGEVTSVDKANVLEVSELWRGVVQHLHDTEYPDIKLEHEYVDSVAMLLVKTPGRYDVIVTENLFGDILSDLAAVIPGSLGVMPSASLGDGPGLYEPIHGSAPDIAGKGIANPSGTILSVAMLLRHSLGRDAEAKRIEDAVQAALTEVRTPDLGGKGTTQELGAAVLAML is encoded by the coding sequence GTGCCTAAAGTTGTTGTCTTGCCCGGTGACGGGATTGGCCCGGAAGTCTGCGCCAGCGCGGTAGAAGTGCTGCAAAAAGTCGCGCCGGATGTGCAGCTGGAATACCACCTGCTCGGCGGCGGCGCGTATGACCAGACCGGCTCGCCGTTTCCCGACGCCACCCGTGAAGCGGTCTTAAACTGCGACGCGGTGCTGCTCGGCACGGTGGGTGGAGCGCAAAACTCGCCTTGGAACAGCCTCCCGCGCCCCTTACGGCCCGAATCGGGCTTACTGCAACTGCGAAAGGCCCTGGGCGTGTACGCCAACTTGCGGCCCGTCAAGGTGATGCCGGGACTGGAAAGCTTATCTCCGCTACGCGAAGACCTCGCCAAGCAAGTGGACGTGCTGATCGTGCGCGAGCTGCTCGGCGGCGCTTACTTCGACCCCCGCCGCGCCATCGAAGGTGACAGCGCCTACAACACCATCGGCTACAGCAAAGCAGAAGTCGACCGCGTGGCCCGCGTCGCTTTTGAAGCGGCCAAAACCCGCAAGGGCGAAGTCACCAGTGTGGACAAAGCCAATGTGCTGGAAGTCTCGGAGCTGTGGCGCGGCGTGGTGCAGCACCTGCACGACACTGAATATCCAGATATCAAGCTGGAACATGAATACGTGGACTCGGTGGCGATGCTGCTGGTCAAAACGCCGGGCCGCTACGACGTGATCGTGACCGAGAATCTGTTCGGTGACATTTTGTCCGACCTCGCCGCCGTTATTCCCGGTTCGCTGGGCGTGATGCCCTCGGCCAGCCTTGGCGACGGCCCCGGCCTCTACGAGCCGATTCACGGCAGCGCTCCCGACATTGCTGGGAAGGGCATCGCCAATCCCAGCGGCACCATCTTGAGCGTGGCGATGCTGCTGAGGCACTCGCTGGGACGCGACGCCGAGGCAAAGCGCATCGAAGACGCCGTTCAAGCCGCACTCACCGAAGTCCGTACGCCGGATTTGGGCGGCAAGGGAACGACGCAGGAACTGGGCGCGGCGGTGCTGGCAATGCTTTGA
- a CDS encoding PepSY-associated TM helix domain-containing protein: MPPTTTTDATDTPPAKPTRRPRTLKASLNSWLRWLHTYISMFSLLLILFFAGTGVTLNHPDWTFGGVEKQQQFSGSLPAGWQKNGTADALSIAEFLRAKYGLHGIASDFQYQGGIGGLSFRTPGYSADVQFDQSGKYSVNVDAQGALAVANDFHRGKNSGGAWLWFIDASGIFLMVVALTGLGIMLYLRKVRTASLISIVVGGAVMGLLMWRAM; encoded by the coding sequence ATGCCGCCAACCACCACTACCGACGCTACCGACACGCCGCCTGCCAAGCCTACGCGCCGCCCGCGCACGCTCAAAGCCAGTTTGAACAGCTGGCTGCGCTGGCTGCACACCTACATTTCCATGTTCAGCTTGCTGCTGATTCTGTTTTTTGCGGGCACGGGCGTGACCCTCAACCACCCGGATTGGACATTCGGCGGCGTGGAAAAGCAGCAACAATTCAGCGGCAGCTTACCGGCAGGCTGGCAAAAAAACGGCACGGCCGACGCGCTGAGCATCGCCGAGTTTTTGCGGGCCAAGTACGGCCTCCACGGTATAGCCAGCGACTTTCAGTATCAGGGTGGGATAGGCGGGCTGAGCTTCCGCACGCCCGGTTACAGCGCCGACGTGCAGTTTGACCAGAGCGGCAAATACTCGGTCAACGTGGACGCGCAGGGCGCACTGGCCGTCGCCAACGATTTTCACCGGGGCAAGAATTCCGGCGGGGCGTGGCTGTGGTTTATCGACGCTTCCGGCATTTTCTTGATGGTGGTGGCGCTGACGGGGCTGGGCATCATGCTGTACTTGAGAAAAGTCCGCACGGCTTCGCTCATCAGCATCGTGGTGGGCGGGGCGGTGATGGGATTACTGATGTGGCGGGCCATGTAG
- a CDS encoding DUF2271 domain-containing protein — protein MTDFKASNPQTRRHFLERALKLSVAAAAALTLPRLGLTSASAAAAPAALPSTMELAVNLTLAAPSGFRYNRPYVAVYIEDAQGNPVRTLSLWAETNRHARYLSDLRRWFSQSSDLVATVSSPTRNPGSYSLVWDGKTDTKKPAAQGDYFVCVENAREHGPYGLVREKITLGTTPLKKTLDSGSDADLSSVTVDYRKKA, from the coding sequence ATGACCGATTTCAAAGCGTCCAATCCCCAAACCCGCCGCCACTTTCTGGAACGCGCCCTCAAGCTAAGCGTCGCCGCCGCTGCCGCACTGACCTTACCTCGCCTCGGCTTGACTTCGGCTTCGGCCGCTGCCGCACCCGCCGCGCTGCCCAGCACCATGGAATTGGCCGTCAACTTGACCTTGGCCGCCCCCAGCGGTTTCCGGTACAACCGCCCCTACGTGGCCGTCTACATCGAAGACGCGCAGGGCAATCCGGTGCGGACGCTCAGCTTGTGGGCCGAAACCAACCGCCACGCCCGCTACCTTTCCGACTTGCGGCGCTGGTTTTCGCAGAGCAGCGATCTGGTCGCCACCGTCTCCAGCCCGACCCGCAACCCCGGCAGCTACAGCTTGGTGTGGGACGGCAAAACCGACACCAAAAAGCCAGCAGCGCAGGGCGATTACTTTGTGTGCGTCGAAAACGCCCGCGAGCATGGCCCTTACGGCTTGGTGCGCGAGAAGATCACACTGGGGACGACCCCGCTCAAAAAGACGCTGGACAGTGGCAGCGACGCCGATTTGAGCAGCGTCACTGTGGATTACCGCAAGAAGGCGTAA